A window of Candidatus Desulfatibia profunda contains these coding sequences:
- a CDS encoding 2-succinyl-5-enolpyruvyl-6-hydroxy-3-cyclohexene-1-carboxylic-acid synthase, producing MDPQISSSLNAIWAELIVKEMLRNKIDQFVLSPGSRCTPLTAAVAAEKKAAAIMHFDERG from the coding sequence ATGGATCCACAAATATCATCCAGTTTGAACGCGATTTGGGCCGAGCTGATCGTCAAGGAAATGCTGCGCAACAAAATAGATCAATTTGTGCTTTCTCCCGGTTCCCGGTGCACACCGCTGACCGCTGCCGTTGCCGCTGAAAAAAAGGCCGCTGCCATTATGCATTTTGATGAAAGAGGGG